Proteins encoded in a region of the Elizabethkingia bruuniana genome:
- a CDS encoding GNAT family N-acetyltransferase, protein MSEISLRKVINDKMLTDFIQFPMTLYKNNPNYVPALINDEKQIWDPKENPALAYSEAELYLAYKNNQVVGRIAVMINHKEGQELDIHKVRFGWIDFIDDINVSKALIEKAAEYAKQHNINKIEGPMGFTNLDKAGMLTMGFDKLATMIGIYNFDYYPQHLEQLGLVKEKEWVEFELAFPEVLSEKVIKFNDLIKEKYQLKVLKFNNKKEILPLVEPMFQLLDETYKGLSTYTPITQQQIQTYKEKYFGFIDKDFIVCITDANNKLISFAITMPSYSKALQKANGKLFPFGWWHFLQAGKKNDRANFYLIGIHPEYQRRGVTAIIFKEIYEIFKKKGVKFLETNPELEENKNIQLLWQDYSPVNHKRRRTYSKEF, encoded by the coding sequence ATGTCGGAAATCTCCCTTAGAAAAGTCATTAATGATAAAATGCTTACAGATTTTATTCAGTTTCCGATGACACTATACAAAAACAACCCTAATTATGTTCCTGCATTAATAAATGATGAGAAACAAATATGGGACCCAAAAGAAAACCCGGCACTCGCTTATAGTGAAGCCGAGCTATATCTTGCCTATAAAAACAATCAGGTTGTTGGCAGAATAGCTGTAATGATTAACCACAAAGAAGGTCAGGAACTGGACATTCATAAAGTACGTTTTGGGTGGATAGATTTCATTGACGACATTAATGTATCAAAGGCTCTTATAGAAAAAGCTGCAGAATATGCTAAACAGCATAATATAAACAAAATTGAAGGCCCTATGGGCTTTACCAATCTGGATAAAGCAGGAATGCTGACAATGGGCTTTGACAAACTAGCCACCATGATCGGCATCTATAACTTCGATTATTACCCACAACACCTGGAGCAATTGGGACTGGTAAAAGAGAAAGAATGGGTAGAATTTGAACTTGCATTCCCTGAGGTATTGAGTGAAAAGGTGATTAAGTTCAACGATCTCATCAAAGAAAAATACCAGCTAAAAGTTCTGAAATTCAATAACAAAAAAGAGATACTTCCTTTAGTAGAACCCATGTTCCAACTTCTGGACGAAACTTACAAAGGACTTTCTACCTATACCCCTATCACCCAGCAACAGATCCAAACATATAAGGAAAAATATTTTGGCTTTATAGATAAAGATTTCATTGTCTGCATTACAGATGCCAATAACAAACTGATTTCTTTCGCTATCACTATGCCTTCGTATTCCAAAGCCTTACAAAAAGCCAACGGAAAACTTTTCCCATTTGGATGGTGGCATTTCTTACAGGCAGGCAAGAAAAATGATCGTGCAAATTTCTACCTGATAGGTATACACCCGGAATATCAACGCCGCGGAGTAACCGCTATTATCTTCAAAGAAATTTATGAAATTTTCAAGAAGAAAGGTGTAAAATTCCTGGAAACAAATCCCGAACTTGAGGAGAATAAAAACATTCAGCTTCTATGGCAGGATTACAGTCCTGTAAATCACAAAAGAAGAAGAACCTACAGCAAAGAATTTTAA
- a CDS encoding NADH-quinone oxidoreductase subunit D, producing MKDNNLSNILSQYESKEQIDQQLYTLNLGPTHPATHGIFQNVLTMDGERILHSEQTVGYIHRAFEKIAERRPYGQITTLTDRLNYCSAPINNFGWHMTVEKLIGCEVPKRVDYMRIIMMELSRIADHMVCNGVIGVDTGALTGFTYLFQVREQIYDIYEQICGARMTTNMGRIGGFERDFSPKFHELLRDFLKTFPKKFAEYQSLMERNRIFMDRTIGTGAISAERALSYSFTGPNLRAAGVDYDVRVAQPYSSYDDFDFIVPIGTAGDTYDRFMVRQTEILESYKLIKNAYENLPQGSYHADVPDFYLPEKADVYTKMEALIYHFKIVMGEQDIPVGEVYHSVEGGNGELGFYMISDGGRTPYRLHFRRPCFIYYQAYPEMIRGSLISDAVVTLSSLNVIAGELDA from the coding sequence ATGAAAGATAACAATTTATCAAATATACTTAGCCAATACGAGTCGAAAGAGCAAATCGACCAACAGCTTTATACGCTAAACCTGGGACCAACCCACCCGGCGACACACGGTATTTTCCAAAATGTACTGACTATGGATGGAGAAAGAATTCTTCATTCTGAGCAGACTGTTGGATATATCCACAGAGCTTTTGAAAAAATTGCTGAAAGAAGACCTTATGGCCAGATAACAACTTTAACTGACAGATTAAATTACTGTTCTGCTCCGATCAACAATTTCGGATGGCATATGACAGTAGAGAAATTAATCGGTTGCGAAGTTCCTAAGCGCGTAGACTATATGCGTATTATAATGATGGAACTTTCCAGAATTGCAGACCACATGGTATGTAACGGAGTTATTGGTGTAGATACCGGTGCTTTAACAGGATTTACTTATTTGTTCCAGGTACGTGAACAAATTTATGATATATATGAGCAGATCTGCGGTGCCAGAATGACAACTAACATGGGAAGAATTGGAGGTTTCGAAAGAGACTTCAGTCCAAAATTCCATGAACTGCTAAGAGATTTCCTTAAAACTTTCCCTAAGAAGTTTGCTGAATACCAAAGCCTGATGGAAAGAAACAGAATTTTCATGGACCGTACTATTGGTACAGGAGCAATTAGTGCAGAAAGAGCACTAAGCTACAGCTTTACAGGACCAAACTTACGTGCTGCAGGTGTCGACTATGATGTAAGAGTAGCACAACCATATTCTTCATATGACGACTTCGACTTCATCGTACCAATTGGTACTGCCGGAGATACATATGACAGATTCATGGTTCGCCAGACTGAGATTCTGGAAAGTTATAAGCTTATTAAAAACGCTTATGAAAATCTTCCTCAGGGATCTTATCACGCAGATGTGCCAGATTTCTATTTGCCAGAAAAGGCAGATGTGTATACCAAGATGGAAGCTCTTATCTATCACTTCAAGATTGTTATGGGAGAACAGGATATTCCTGTAGGAGAAGTATACCACAGTGTAGAAGGTGGAAACGGAGAGCTTGGTTTCTATATGATTAGCGACGGAGGCCGTACACCATACAGATTACACTTTAGAAGACCATGTTTCATTTATTATCAGGCATACCCTGAAATGATACGTGGCTCTTTAATTTCTGACGCAGTTGTAACATTAAGTAGCCTTAATGTAATTGCAGGAGAATTGGATGCATAG
- a CDS encoding NADH-quinone oxidoreductase subunit C, with protein sequence MELTNELVLEAISREFPEAVLNSSEPYGLLTIELKKEETKKVIHYLKESSYEFIFLTDICGVHYPDNQEKELGVVYHLHSLVNNFRLRLKTFMPRESAAIETISDLYSGANWMERETFDFYGIDFKGHPDMRPILNMEDLGYHPMLKEYRLEDGTRTDKNDSMFGR encoded by the coding sequence ATGGAACTAACAAATGAATTAGTACTTGAAGCCATTTCAAGAGAGTTTCCTGAAGCTGTTCTAAACTCATCAGAACCTTATGGGCTTCTGACAATTGAGTTAAAGAAAGAAGAGACTAAAAAGGTTATCCACTATCTTAAAGAATCTTCATACGAATTTATATTCCTTACCGATATCTGTGGAGTTCATTACCCGGATAATCAGGAGAAAGAATTAGGAGTCGTTTACCACTTACACAGTTTGGTAAATAACTTCAGATTGAGACTGAAAACTTTCATGCCAAGAGAAAGTGCTGCTATAGAAACCATCAGTGATCTTTATTCCGGAGCCAACTGGATGGAAAGAGAAACTTTTGATTTTTATGGAATAGACTTTAAAGGACATCCGGATATGCGTCCTATTCTAAACATGGAAGATCTGGGTTATCACCCTATGCTGAAAGAATATCGCCTTGAAGACGGAACACGTACAGACAAGAACGATTCAATGTTCGGAAGATAA
- the nuoK gene encoding NADH-quinone oxidoreductase subunit NuoK, with translation MGEVTNSMLQAVPIEHYIILCSLLFSLGVLGVLIRKNAIIILGCVELMLNSVNLLLAAFSAYKGDGHAQVLVFFIMVVAAAEVAVGLAILTMMYRNTRSVDVSVFNKLKG, from the coding sequence ATGGGAGAAGTAACTAATTCGATGTTACAGGCTGTTCCGATAGAACATTATATTATTCTATGCAGTCTGTTGTTCAGTTTAGGTGTTTTAGGAGTATTAATCCGTAAAAATGCGATTATTATTCTTGGATGTGTTGAGCTAATGCTGAACTCTGTAAACCTACTGTTAGCTGCTTTTTCAGCATACAAAGGAGATGGACATGCTCAGGTACTGGTATTCTTTATCATGGTGGTTGCTGCAGCCGAAGTTGCTGTAGGATTGGCAATCTTAACAATGATGTACAGAAACACCCGTTCTGTGGATGTAAGTGTATTTAACAAATTAAAAGGATAA
- a CDS encoding NADH-quinone oxidoreductase subunit J has product MEQYIFYFVALLALASAVYMVFARNPLYSILSLVITFFSIAGMYILLNAQFLGIVQIIVYAGAIMVLFLYILMMLNLNAKDESSKKNYMKFIGIISAGILLTGLLGAYRGIQGTAKVAVSDNGVGLTKNLGKLLFNEYVLPFELASVLILTAIISAVLIGKKDI; this is encoded by the coding sequence ATGGAGCAGTATATTTTTTATTTTGTAGCACTGTTAGCGTTAGCCAGCGCTGTTTATATGGTTTTTGCAAGAAACCCGTTATATAGCATCTTATCTCTTGTTATTACATTCTTCTCTATTGCAGGAATGTATATTTTGCTGAATGCTCAATTTTTAGGAATCGTACAGATCATTGTATATGCAGGTGCCATCATGGTACTTTTCTTATACATTCTGATGATGCTGAATCTGAATGCAAAAGACGAGTCCAGCAAGAAGAACTATATGAAATTCATCGGAATTATTTCCGCAGGAATATTATTAACAGGATTATTAGGAGCCTACAGAGGCATCCAGGGAACTGCTAAAGTAGCTGTTTCCGACAATGGTGTAGGTCTTACCAAAAATCTAGGAAAATTATTGTTTAACGAGTATGTATTGCCATTTGAGCTTGCGAGTGTATTAATTCTTACCGCAATCATCAGTGCAGTATTAATCGGTAAAAAAGATATATAA
- a CDS encoding NADH-quinone oxidoreductase subunit B: MSKEVKILETPPPGHAGEGFFATKLDSLIGMARANSLWPLPFATSCCGIEFMAMMNPTYDLARFGGERMVFSPRQADILLVCGTISKKLAPILKTVYSQMAEPRWVVAVGACASSGGIFDTYSVLQGIDKVIPVDVYVPGCPPRPEQILEGFMQVQAIAKSESLRRRDLPEYKELLESYNIK, translated from the coding sequence ATGTCAAAAGAAGTTAAAATATTAGAAACTCCTCCTCCAGGTCATGCCGGAGAAGGTTTTTTTGCAACGAAACTAGACAGCCTTATTGGTATGGCCAGAGCAAATTCTCTTTGGCCGCTTCCGTTTGCTACATCTTGTTGCGGAATCGAGTTTATGGCGATGATGAACCCTACTTATGACCTTGCCCGTTTTGGTGGTGAGCGTATGGTATTCTCCCCTCGTCAGGCTGACATATTATTAGTATGCGGAACCATTTCAAAAAAATTGGCTCCAATTTTAAAAACAGTTTACAGCCAGATGGCAGAGCCTCGCTGGGTAGTAGCTGTAGGTGCTTGTGCTTCCAGTGGTGGAATATTCGATACCTATTCTGTTCTTCAGGGAATCGACAAAGTAATACCTGTAGACGTTTATGTTCCTGGATGTCCTCCAAGACCTGAACAAATCTTGGAAGGTTTTATGCAGGTTCAGGCAATTGCTAAAAGCGAAAGCCTTAGAAGACGTGATCTTCCGGAGTACAAAGAACTATTAGAATCTTATAACATTAAATAA
- the nuoH gene encoding NADH-quinone oxidoreductase subunit NuoH, with the protein MTNILFTTILIVILFVLCIAVAAYSTWAERKVAAIMQDRIGPNRAGPFGLLQPLADGGKLFFKEEFMPKNAEKFLFILAPGLLMFISLITGAVIPWGKSLNIGGESLPVQVANIDVGVLFLIGMASTSVYAIMIGGWASNNKFSLISAVRASSQMISYELAMGLSLLSIVLMNGSLDLRVITENQAGWGGMKWNIVLQPVAFIIFFVCSLAECNRAPFDLAECESELVNGFHTEYSSMKFGLFLFAEYVNMFISSALITTLFFGGYNYPGIQWVGENWGENAAGIISIVAFLAKAFLFVFIFMWIRWTLPRFRYDQLMHLGWKSFIPLALINLLVTGAILLFV; encoded by the coding sequence ATGACAAATATTCTTTTTACAACAATACTTATCGTTATTCTGTTTGTGTTATGCATCGCAGTTGCTGCTTACTCAACATGGGCAGAGCGTAAAGTTGCTGCTATCATGCAGGACAGAATCGGGCCTAACCGTGCAGGGCCATTTGGTCTTTTGCAGCCATTGGCGGATGGTGGTAAGCTTTTCTTTAAGGAAGAGTTTATGCCTAAAAATGCCGAGAAATTTTTATTCATACTGGCACCAGGTCTTCTGATGTTTATATCCCTGATTACGGGAGCTGTTATTCCTTGGGGAAAATCATTAAACATTGGTGGTGAATCTTTACCTGTACAGGTAGCAAATATCGATGTTGGGGTTCTTTTCCTTATCGGTATGGCTTCTACCAGTGTTTATGCAATTATGATCGGTGGATGGGCTTCCAATAACAAATTTTCATTGATATCTGCAGTAAGAGCATCTTCACAGATGATTTCTTATGAATTGGCAATGGGTCTTTCACTTCTTTCTATCGTATTAATGAACGGATCTCTGGATCTGCGTGTTATTACAGAAAACCAAGCCGGATGGGGAGGTATGAAGTGGAACATCGTTCTTCAGCCTGTAGCATTCATTATCTTCTTTGTTTGCTCTCTTGCAGAATGTAACCGTGCACCTTTTGACTTAGCAGAATGTGAATCTGAACTTGTAAACGGATTCCACACTGAATACTCTTCTATGAAATTTGGATTATTCCTTTTTGCGGAATATGTTAATATGTTTATTTCTTCAGCGCTTATCACTACCCTTTTCTTTGGTGGTTACAACTATCCGGGAATTCAGTGGGTTGGTGAAAACTGGGGAGAAAATGCTGCCGGAATTATCAGTATCGTAGCCTTCTTAGCAAAAGCTTTCTTATTTGTATTCATTTTTATGTGGATAAGATGGACTTTACCAAGATTCCGTTACGACCAGTTAATGCACTTAGGATGGAAATCTTTCATCCCGTTAGCGCTAATTAACTTATTGGTAACTGGTGCAATATTATTGTTTGTATAA
- a CDS encoding NADH-quinone oxidoreductase subunit A, whose product MNLPENYIPILIQAAVALGFVIVTIIASSLLGPKVKGEVKDQAFESGYTSVGDARTPFSVKYFLTAILFVLFDIEIVFFYPYAVNFREFGVEGFMAIVTFVAIFFIAFFYVLKRGALDWDK is encoded by the coding sequence ATGAACTTGCCAGAAAATTATATCCCAATATTAATACAAGCTGCTGTAGCACTTGGGTTTGTGATAGTTACCATTATCGCATCCAGCTTATTGGGACCTAAAGTAAAAGGAGAAGTAAAAGATCAAGCTTTTGAAAGTGGTTATACGTCTGTAGGTGATGCAAGAACGCCTTTTTCTGTAAAATATTTTCTTACTGCAATCCTTTTCGTACTATTCGATATCGAAATAGTATTCTTCTATCCTTATGCCGTTAATTTCAGAGAGTTTGGCGTGGAAGGCTTCATGGCCATTGTAACGTTTGTGGCGATCTTCTTCATTGCATTTTTCTATGTACTGAAAAGAGGCGCATTGGACTGGGATAAATAA
- a CDS encoding 2Fe-2S iron-sulfur cluster-binding protein produces the protein MSEEIKKFKITIDGQTTEVAPGTTILEAARQIGGKSVPPAMCYYSKLEKSGGRCRTCLVEVSKGSEADPRPMPKLVASCRTTVMDGMEVKNLESPKTQEARHAVTEFLLVNHPLDCPICDQAGECHLQDLSYENGLQETRTEFERRTFDADDIGPYIKLNMNRCILCARCVLLADQLTPEREHGILFRGDHAEISTYLNKALDNDFIGNVIDVCPVGALTDRTFRFASRVWYTKPVNATCKCEKCSGKAVLWMKGDEILRVTARKDIYGEVEEFICNDCRFERKDTKDWTIEGPRHIDRHSVISTNKYGTLQNSYKRIDSETVIEIDSKHEK, from the coding sequence ATGAGCGAAGAAATAAAAAAATTCAAAATAACCATCGACGGACAAACGACTGAGGTTGCTCCGGGCACTACTATTTTGGAAGCAGCCAGACAAATCGGAGGTAAGTCTGTCCCGCCAGCAATGTGCTATTACAGCAAACTGGAAAAAAGTGGTGGACGTTGCAGAACTTGTCTTGTAGAGGTATCTAAAGGTTCTGAAGCAGATCCAAGACCGATGCCTAAGCTGGTAGCAAGCTGCCGTACAACTGTAATGGATGGTATGGAAGTGAAGAATCTTGAATCTCCTAAAACACAGGAAGCAAGGCATGCTGTAACCGAATTTTTATTGGTAAATCACCCATTAGACTGCCCTATCTGTGATCAGGCAGGAGAATGTCATTTACAGGATTTAAGTTACGAAAATGGTCTTCAGGAAACTCGTACTGAGTTCGAAAGAAGAACTTTTGATGCCGATGATATCGGACCATATATAAAGCTGAATATGAACCGTTGCATCCTTTGTGCACGTTGCGTTCTTTTAGCAGATCAGTTAACTCCGGAAAGAGAACACGGAATCCTGTTCAGAGGAGACCATGCTGAGATTTCTACTTACCTGAACAAAGCTTTGGACAATGATTTTATCGGAAACGTTATCGATGTATGTCCTGTAGGAGCATTAACAGACAGAACATTCCGTTTTGCAAGCCGTGTATGGTATACCAAGCCGGTAAATGCAACTTGTAAGTGTGAGAAATGTAGCGGAAAAGCTGTTCTTTGGATGAAGGGAGACGAAATTCTTCGTGTTACAGCAAGAAAAGACATCTACGGAGAAGTAGAAGAATTTATCTGTAACGACTGTCGTTTCGAAAGAAAAGATACGAAGGACTGGACAATAGAAGGACCAAGACATATAGACCGTCATTCTGTAATTTCAACAAACAAGTACGGAACACTGCAAAATTCATATAAGCGCATTGATTCTGAAACCGTAATAGAAATAGATAGCAAACACGAAAAATAG
- the nuoF gene encoding NADH-quinone oxidoreductase subunit NuoF, with protein sequence MSKKLLLKDAHIEGIRYFDTYRKQGGYDAVEKALKMTPDEILEEVKASGLRGRGGAGFPTGMKWSFLAKPDGVPRHLVVNADESEPGTFKDRYLMEFLPHLLIEGMIISSFCLGSNASYIYIRGEYSWIPDILEEAIEEAKKEGFLGKNILGTGYDLEIYVQRGAGAYICGEETALLESLEGKRGNPRLKPPFPAVKGLWERPTVVNNVESIAAIVPIINISGAEYSKIGVGRSTGTKLISACGNINKPGVYEIDMTITVEEFIYSDEYCGGIPNGKRLKACIPGGSSVPIVPANLLLKTINGEPRYMNYESLADGGFATGTMMGSGGFIVLDEDQCVVKHTLTLARFYNHESCGQCTPCREGTGWMYRILKKIDSGKGTMEDIDLLWDIQRKIEGNTICPLGDAAAWPVAAAIRHFRDEFEWHVKNPELCLTQNYGLAHYADPLPAPAVTN encoded by the coding sequence ATGAGTAAAAAACTTTTACTTAAAGACGCTCATATAGAAGGTATCCGCTACTTCGACACCTACAGAAAGCAAGGTGGTTACGATGCAGTAGAAAAAGCCTTAAAAATGACACCAGACGAAATTCTGGAGGAAGTAAAAGCTTCCGGACTTAGAGGTCGTGGTGGAGCAGGTTTCCCTACAGGGATGAAGTGGAGCTTCCTGGCTAAGCCAGATGGTGTTCCCAGACACTTAGTTGTAAATGCTGATGAATCTGAACCGGGAACTTTCAAAGACCGTTATTTAATGGAATTTCTCCCTCACCTACTTATTGAGGGTATGATTATTTCATCTTTCTGTTTAGGTTCCAATGCTTCTTATATCTATATCCGTGGAGAATATTCATGGATTCCTGATATTCTTGAAGAAGCAATCGAAGAAGCTAAAAAAGAAGGATTCTTAGGTAAAAATATTTTAGGAACAGGTTACGATTTAGAAATCTACGTACAAAGAGGTGCAGGTGCTTATATCTGTGGAGAGGAGACTGCTCTTCTTGAATCTCTTGAGGGTAAGCGTGGAAATCCTCGTTTGAAACCACCATTCCCGGCTGTAAAAGGTCTGTGGGAAAGACCAACTGTAGTGAACAATGTGGAATCTATCGCAGCAATCGTTCCGATTATCAATATCAGCGGAGCAGAATATTCTAAAATTGGTGTTGGCCGTTCTACAGGTACAAAACTAATTTCTGCGTGTGGTAATATCAACAAACCTGGTGTTTACGAAATTGATATGACTATTACAGTAGAAGAATTTATTTACTCTGATGAATACTGTGGTGGTATTCCAAATGGAAAAAGACTTAAGGCTTGTATTCCTGGAGGATCATCGGTTCCAATTGTTCCGGCAAATCTTTTATTAAAAACCATCAACGGTGAACCTCGTTATATGAATTACGAGAGTTTAGCTGACGGAGGTTTTGCAACAGGAACAATGATGGGGTCTGGTGGTTTTATCGTACTGGATGAAGATCAGTGTGTTGTAAAACATACCCTTACATTAGCAAGATTCTATAACCACGAAAGTTGTGGACAATGTACACCTTGCCGTGAAGGAACTGGCTGGATGTACAGAATATTGAAAAAAATTGACAGCGGAAAAGGAACAATGGAAGACATTGATCTGCTTTGGGATATCCAACGTAAGATTGAAGGAAACACTATCTGTCCGTTAGGAGATGCAGCAGCTTGGCCTGTTGCAGCAGCTATTCGCCACTTCAGAGATGAATTCGAATGGCATGTGAAAAACCCAGAACTTTGTTTAACTCAGAATTATGGACTGGCACATTATGCTGATCCATTACCAGCTCCGGCTGTAACAAATTAA
- a CDS encoding NuoI/complex I 23 kDa subunit family protein, protein MKLTNRSKVVSNKEMTLAERSYLPAIFKGMGITLKHAFQKNNTFSYPEERRIFAKVWRGQHVLKRDDEGRERCTACGLCAVACPAEAITMTAAERTKEEKHLYREEKYASVYEINMLRCIFCGLCEDACPKSAIYLTDRLVDVETNRGSFVYGKDKLVEDMNNRIDISDRQKKSYNQPE, encoded by the coding sequence ATGAAACTAACGAACAGATCAAAAGTAGTCTCCAATAAAGAGATGACTTTAGCCGAAAGAAGTTATCTGCCTGCCATTTTCAAAGGTATGGGGATTACGCTGAAGCACGCTTTCCAAAAAAATAATACTTTCAGCTATCCTGAAGAAAGAAGGATTTTTGCAAAAGTATGGCGTGGTCAGCATGTCCTGAAAAGAGACGATGAAGGTAGAGAGCGCTGTACGGCCTGCGGTCTTTGTGCTGTAGCTTGCCCTGCAGAAGCCATTACAATGACTGCTGCAGAAAGAACAAAAGAGGAAAAGCATCTATACCGCGAGGAGAAATATGCTTCAGTATACGAAATTAATATGCTGAGATGTATTTTCTGTGGATTGTGTGAAGATGCATGTCCAAAATCAGCAATTTATTTAACAGACAGATTGGTAGATGTAGAAACTAACAGAGGTTCTTTTGTATATGGAAAAGACAAACTGGTAGAAGATATGAACAACCGTATCGATATTTCTGATCGTCAAAAGAAATCTTATAACCAACCGGAATAA
- the nuoE gene encoding complex I 24 kDa subunit family protein: MSETIAFKPEVIEQVNKIIARYPEGRQKSALIPLLHVAQKEFGGWLDVPVMDYVAELLNIRPIEVYEVATFYTMFNMKPVGKFVLEVCRTGPCMLKGSDDILDHIRTTLNIKDGETTEDGLFTLKPAECLGACGYAPMMQLGKFYHENLTKEKVDEILELCRQGAVALD, encoded by the coding sequence ATGAGCGAAACAATTGCTTTTAAACCTGAAGTTATAGAACAGGTAAATAAAATTATCGCAAGATATCCGGAGGGCAGACAAAAATCAGCTCTTATTCCTTTGCTGCATGTTGCACAAAAAGAGTTTGGCGGCTGGCTGGATGTACCGGTAATGGATTACGTTGCAGAGCTGCTTAACATAAGACCAATCGAGGTTTATGAAGTAGCTACTTTCTATACGATGTTCAACATGAAACCTGTTGGTAAATTTGTACTGGAAGTGTGCAGAACAGGTCCTTGTATGTTGAAAGGAAGTGATGATATATTAGATCATATCCGTACAACACTGAACATAAAGGACGGAGAAACAACCGAAGACGGTCTGTTTACCTTAAAGCCGGCAGAATGTCTGGGGGCTTGTGGTTATGCGCCAATGATGCAGTTAGGGAAATTTTATCATGAAAATTTAACAAAAGAAAAGGTAGACGAAATTCTTGAACTTTGCCGTCAGGGAGCTGTTGCCTTAGATTAA